From the Cryptomeria japonica chromosome 2, Sugi_1.0, whole genome shotgun sequence genome, one window contains:
- the LOC131062996 gene encoding probable 2-oxoglutarate-dependent dioxygenase AOP1, whose protein sequence is MAPATTTQRGEPEVEDIPELDLSHSQEDEFLQAVREGCQEIGCFRIVNHGISPDLIRKADLASREAFKLPLETKKKNVSPNPFMGYVGGIPEAPFYESLGIELAGAPDREAVKDFSHIMWPQGNQFFSETMEEFTCEMMEMSKKVHQVILASLGVGKYYASDFDHGKALFRMNMYEVPSELPSESYGLGPHKDGTSISILYGDGSSGLQVLKAGNWVDVKPVPNTFVAMAGDTFQAWSNGRIRSTKHRVMLKKQQSRLSLGLFGIFPNEMIIKTPPELIDDAHPQRYKSYKFEDMVTHRAGEGRLLEEPLEAFVGISM, encoded by the exons ATGGCTCCTGCAACCACAACTCAAAGAGGCGAACCAGAGGTTGAGGATATTCCCGAATTGGATCTCTCACACTCACAAGAAGATGAATTCCTACAAGCCGTGAGAGAGGGTTGCCAGGAAATCGGGTGCTTTCGAATTGTAAACCATGGAATTTCCCCTGATCTAATCCGCAAAGCAGATTTGGCATCCAGGGAAGCGTTCAAGCTTCCATTAGAGACCAAGAAGAAAAACGTTTCGCCCAATCCTTTCATGGGTTATGTAGGTGGGATACCAGAGGCCCCCTTTTACGAAAGCCTGGGTATAGAGCTCGCTGGGGCTCCAGATCGGGAGGCTGTGAAAGACTTCTCTCATATCATGTGGCCTCAGGGCAACCAGTTTTTCAG TGAAACCATGGAAGAATTCACCTGTGAGATGATGGAGATGTCAAAGAAAGTGCACCAAGTAATTCTTGCGAGCTTAGGAGTGGGAAAGTACTATGCGAGTGATTTCGATCATGGGAAGGCCCTGTTTCGTATGAATATGTATGAAGTGCCGTCTGAGCTGCCGTCTGAATCGTATGGTCTTGGACCTCACAAGGATGGGACTAGTATTAGTATTCTGTACGGAGATGGGTCCAGCGGCCTGCAGGTTTTGAAGGCAGGGAATTGGGTTGATGTGAAACCTGTCCCTAACACTTTTGTGGCCATGGCGGGCGATACCTTTCAG GCATGGAGTAATGGAAGGATTCGTAGTACAAAACATCGAGTGATGCTGAAAAAACAACAGTCTCGTTTATCTTTGGGTTTATTTGGCATTTTCCCAAATGAGATGATTATAAAGACACCTCCTGAACTTATTGATGATGCACATCCACAACGTTACAAATCATACAAGTTTGAAGATATGGTCACACATAGAGCGGGAGAGGGAAGACTATTAGAAGAACCTCTAGAGGCATTTGTTGGCATTTCTATGTAG
- the LOC131867668 gene encoding 2-oxoglutarate-dependent dioxygenase AOP2-like translates to MAFYESEANLDYIPTLDLSRCGDQKCLQTIKEACQELGCFRIVNHGIAPDHLLKADQACREVFKLPTETKRKNMSSNPLAGYLGGISKIPFYESEGIILTELSHSETLRDFSRLMWPHGNQNFCETMEEYTRKMVVLLNEVHKIILASFGVSEYFATHFDHGKAIFLMNLYDVTSELLDESIGLSPHTDLNSLTILHEDECGGFQIWNKAGNWVDVKSISNSFVAVMGDGFQIKAPPEFIDDQHPQCYKAFAVGDFIKYWLGKGRAIEDRLHSFARIND, encoded by the exons ATGGCATTTTACGAGTCTGAAGCAAATCTTGATTACATTCCCACTCTGGATCTCTCTCGCTGTGGAGACCAGAAATGTTTACAGACAATAAAAGAAGCTTGCCAAGAACTGGGCTGCTTTCGGATTGTAAACCATGGAATTGCACCAGACCACCTCCTCAAAGCAGACCAGGCATGCCGGGAAGTTTTCAAGCTTCCCacagaaacaaaaagaaaaaacatgTCTTCTAATCCTTTAGCGGGTTACTTGGGCGGTATATCTAAGATCCCCTTTTACGAAAGCGAGGGCATAATCCTCACAGAGCTTTCTCATTCCGAGACCCTCAGAGACTTCTCTCGTCTCATGTGGCCTCATGGGAATCAAAACTTCTG CGAAACTATGGAAGAATACACGCGTAAGATGGTGGTACTGTTGAACGAAGTTCACAAAATAATTCTTGCGAGCTTTGGGGTGAGTGAGTACTTTGCCACTCACTTCGACCATGGAAAGGCGATCTTCCTTATGAATTTGTATGATGTAACGTCTGAACTTCTGGACGAATCGATTGGGCTTTCGCCTCATACGGATCTGAATAGCCTTACCATTCTGCATGAAGATGAGTGTGGCGGCTTCCAGATTTGGAACAAGGCAGGCAATTGGGTTGATGTGAAATCCATCTCTAACTCCTTTGTGGCTGTGATGGGTGACGGCTTTCAG ATAAAGGCACCCCCTGAGTTTATTGATGATCAACATCCACAATGTTACAAAGCATTTGCAGTTGGAGATTTCATTAAGTATTGGTTGGGAAAGGGAAGAGCAATAGAAGATCGTCTACACTCATTTGCTAGAATAAATGATTAA